The following proteins are encoded in a genomic region of Streptococcus cristatus AS 1.3089:
- a CDS encoding metal-sulfur cluster assembly factor, with translation MRDDIKINDRAAAIQEEFIKKLETIYDPEVELDVYNLGLIYEINLDETGHCKIVMTFTDTACDCTETVPIEIVESLKQIEGIETVSVEVTWSPAWKITRISRFGRIALGISPR, from the coding sequence ATGAGAGACGATATCAAAATCAATGACCGAGCAGCAGCTATCCAAGAAGAATTCATTAAGAAACTCGAAACGATTTACGATCCAGAAGTCGAGCTCGATGTCTACAATCTCGGGCTCATCTATGAAATCAATCTGGACGAAACGGGCCACTGCAAGATTGTCATGACCTTCACAGACACAGCCTGCGACTGTACCGAGACAGTTCCTATTGAAATTGTCGAGTCCCTGAAGCAAATCGAAGGCATCGAAACTGTCTCCGTTGAAGTCACTTGGTCGCCCGCGTGGAAAATCACCCGCATCAGTCGCTTTGGACGGATTGCGTTAGGGATTAGTCCTAGATAA
- a CDS encoding DUF6572 domain-containing protein, giving the protein METIYLSKKDMLEICQDGDKYFLRYPTFNITMPEVVQEIPKEAADSYMSGEHTGKELMNYAQYGFWRSKKQYTQDESGKLFIEDHPSFILKNPENSRRLFTAEEFNQIVTQAIVSELEPSELDAIGTVDNHLELLLVDPVGWQEEIEAVHLEMLQEKLNNYIYFLESKQYVARYGDSFNKKVIHITFQYSPSDNGLAFLAAAQKVLQNTDMSLKVELPE; this is encoded by the coding sequence ATGGAAACAATTTATTTAAGCAAAAAAGACATGTTGGAAATCTGTCAAGATGGCGATAAGTATTTCTTGCGTTATCCAACTTTTAATATTACCATGCCAGAAGTAGTTCAAGAAATCCCCAAAGAAGCTGCAGATAGCTATATGTCGGGAGAACATACTGGCAAAGAGTTGATGAATTATGCGCAATATGGTTTTTGGAGATCTAAAAAGCAATATACACAAGATGAGTCTGGTAAGCTCTTCATCGAAGACCATCCTTCCTTTATTTTGAAAAATCCTGAAAATAGCCGTCGTCTTTTCACAGCAGAGGAATTTAACCAAATCGTCACCCAAGCCATTGTTTCAGAACTGGAACCTAGCGAACTTGACGCTATTGGTACAGTTGATAATCATTTAGAGCTTCTTTTGGTGGATCCAGTTGGATGGCAGGAAGAGATAGAAGCAGTTCATCTGGAAATGCTGCAGGAAAAACTCAACAACTATATTTATTTCCTCGAAAGCAAGCAGTATGTGGCACGATATGGCGATAGCTTTAATAAAAAAGTCATCCATATCACTTTCCAATATTCTCCATCTGATAATGGATTGGCCTTTTTAGCAGCTGCTCAGAAGGTATTGCAGAATACAGATATGAGTTTGAAGGTAGAATTGCCAGAGTAA
- the hisS gene encoding histidine--tRNA ligase: MKLQKPKGTQDILPQESAKWQYLEEFARKTFKKYNYAEIRTPIFEHYEVISRSVGDTTDIVTKEMYDFYDKGDRHITLRPEGTAPVVRSYVENKLFAPEVQKPVKLYYMGSMFRYERPQAGRLREFHQIGVECFGSENPATDAETIAMAAQFFKEIGIGQVTLQLNSLGNAASRAAYRQALIDYLTPLKDSLSKDSQRRLEENPLRVLDSKEKEDKAAVEQAPSILDFLDEESQEHFAAVRSMLESLGVPYVINTNMVRGLDYYNHTIFEFTTDVAGSELTICAGGRYDGLVDYFGGPETPAFGFGMGMERLLLILEKQGAALPFETGLDAYIAVLGEAANRSALELVQALRNQGFAAERDYLNRKLKAQFKSADAFGAKTIITLGESEIESGQVTVKNNATRQEVLVGLDQVQENYQAVLEKLGC, encoded by the coding sequence ATGAAATTACAAAAACCTAAAGGAACTCAGGATATCCTCCCTCAGGAATCTGCTAAATGGCAGTATCTGGAGGAATTTGCTCGTAAGACGTTTAAAAAATACAACTATGCGGAAATTCGGACACCGATTTTTGAGCACTATGAGGTCATCAGTCGTTCTGTTGGAGATACGACAGATATCGTGACCAAGGAAATGTATGATTTCTACGATAAGGGAGACCGTCATATTACGCTACGGCCAGAAGGGACTGCACCGGTCGTTCGTTCTTATGTCGAAAACAAGCTCTTTGCACCAGAGGTTCAAAAGCCAGTTAAGCTTTATTATATGGGATCTATGTTCCGCTATGAGCGGCCTCAGGCTGGTCGCTTGCGTGAATTTCACCAAATCGGGGTGGAGTGCTTCGGCTCCGAAAATCCAGCGACAGATGCAGAAACGATTGCTATGGCGGCTCAGTTCTTCAAGGAAATTGGTATTGGACAGGTGACGCTGCAACTGAATAGTTTGGGCAATGCAGCGAGTCGAGCTGCCTACCGTCAGGCCTTGATTGATTATTTGACTCCGCTGAAAGACAGTCTTTCTAAGGATAGCCAGCGTCGTCTGGAGGAAAATCCGCTGCGGGTACTGGATTCTAAGGAAAAAGAAGATAAAGCAGCTGTTGAGCAGGCTCCTTCGATTTTGGACTTCCTGGACGAGGAGAGCCAGGAGCATTTTGCGGCTGTCCGCTCAATGCTAGAGTCTTTAGGGGTTCCTTATGTCATTAACACCAATATGGTGCGCGGTCTGGACTACTACAATCACACGATTTTTGAGTTTACGACTGATGTGGCAGGCAGCGAACTGACTATCTGTGCGGGTGGCCGTTATGATGGCTTGGTTGACTATTTCGGTGGACCAGAAACCCCTGCCTTTGGTTTTGGTATGGGAATGGAGCGTCTCCTCTTGATTTTGGAAAAACAGGGAGCAGCTTTGCCATTTGAGACAGGCTTGGATGCCTATATTGCCGTTCTAGGTGAGGCTGCTAATCGCAGCGCTTTGGAGCTGGTGCAGGCTCTCCGCAATCAAGGATTTGCGGCTGAACGGGATTATCTGAATCGCAAGCTCAAGGCTCAGTTCAAGTCAGCAGATGCTTTTGGAGCCAAGACCATCATTACTTTAGGTGAAAGTGAAATCGAGAGCGGCCAAGTCACTGTGAAGAATAATGCGACTCGCCAAGAAGTGCTGGTTGGACTGGATCAAGTCCAAGAAAACTATCAGGCTGTTCTCGAAAAATTAGGTTGTTAG
- the ilvD gene encoding dihydroxy-acid dehydratase, with protein MKGKDMTDKLDTRHRSKIYDSMVKSPNRAMLRATGMTDKDFETPIVGVISTWAENTPCNIHLHDFGKLAKEGVKEQGAWPVQFGTITVADGIAMGTPGMRFSLTSRDIIADSIEAAMGGHNVDAFVAIGGCDKNMPGSMIAIANMDIPAIFAYGGTIAPGNLDGKDIDLVSVFEGIGKWNHGDLTAEEVRRIECNACPGPGGCGGMYTANTMATAIEVLGMSLPGSSSHPAESQDKRDDIVEAGRAVVRMLEMGLKPSDILTREAFEDAITVTMALGGSTNATLHLLAIAHAANVELTLDDFNVIQERVPHLADLKPSGQYVFQDLYNVGGVPAVMKYLLANGFLHGERITCTGKTVAENLADFADLTPGQKVIMPLENPKRADGPLIILHGNLAPDGAVAKVSGVKVRRHVGPAKVFDSEEAAIDAVLADEVVDGDVVVVRYVGPKGGPGMPEMLSLSSIIVGKGQGDKVALLTDGRFSGGTYGLVVGHIAPEAQDGGPIAYLRTGDIVTVDQDTKEISMAVSEEELEKRKAETTIPPLYSRGVLGKYAHMVSSAAKGAVTDFWKPEETGKK; from the coding sequence ATGAAAGGGAAAGATATGACAGATAAGCTAGATACACGCCACAGAAGTAAGATTTATGACAGTATGGTCAAATCCCCTAACCGCGCCATGCTTCGTGCGACAGGGATGACGGACAAGGACTTTGAGACTCCGATTGTCGGAGTGATTTCGACTTGGGCTGAAAATACGCCTTGTAATATTCACCTGCATGATTTTGGGAAACTGGCCAAAGAAGGAGTGAAGGAACAAGGTGCTTGGCCTGTTCAGTTCGGTACGATTACGGTTGCGGACGGGATTGCTATGGGAACACCGGGTATGCGCTTCTCTCTGACTTCACGTGACATCATCGCAGACTCTATCGAAGCTGCCATGGGCGGACATAATGTGGATGCCTTCGTCGCTATCGGCGGCTGTGACAAGAACATGCCTGGCTCCATGATTGCTATCGCTAACATGGATATCCCAGCTATTTTCGCTTATGGAGGAACCATTGCACCGGGAAATCTTGACGGGAAAGACATTGACTTGGTTTCTGTCTTTGAAGGTATCGGGAAGTGGAACCATGGCGATTTGACTGCTGAGGAAGTGCGCCGTATCGAATGTAATGCCTGCCCTGGCCCTGGTGGCTGTGGTGGTATGTACACGGCTAATACTATGGCGACAGCTATTGAAGTTCTAGGTATGAGCTTGCCTGGTTCTTCTTCTCACCCAGCAGAATCCCAAGATAAAAGAGACGATATCGTGGAAGCTGGCCGAGCAGTTGTTCGGATGCTGGAAATGGGGCTTAAGCCGTCTGACATTCTGACTCGCGAAGCCTTTGAAGATGCCATCACAGTGACCATGGCTCTGGGTGGTTCTACCAATGCCACTCTGCACTTGTTGGCCATTGCTCATGCGGCTAATGTGGAGCTGACCTTGGATGATTTCAATGTCATTCAAGAGCGCGTGCCGCATTTGGCGGATTTGAAACCATCCGGTCAGTATGTCTTCCAAGACCTATACAATGTCGGTGGTGTGCCTGCCGTCATGAAATATCTCTTGGCTAATGGATTCTTGCACGGTGAACGCATCACTTGTACAGGTAAGACAGTCGCGGAAAATCTGGCAGATTTTGCAGATCTGACACCAGGTCAAAAAGTCATCATGCCGCTTGAAAATCCAAAACGTGCGGATGGACCACTGATTATCCTGCATGGGAATCTGGCTCCAGACGGCGCTGTTGCCAAGGTATCAGGTGTTAAAGTTCGTCGTCACGTAGGACCAGCCAAGGTCTTTGACTCAGAAGAAGCTGCTATTGATGCAGTGTTGGCCGATGAAGTAGTGGATGGCGATGTAGTTGTAGTTCGCTATGTTGGTCCAAAGGGTGGCCCTGGTATGCCAGAAATGTTGTCACTTTCTTCTATCATCGTCGGGAAAGGCCAAGGAGACAAGGTGGCCCTTCTGACAGACGGCCGCTTCTCAGGTGGTACCTACGGTCTCGTTGTCGGACATATTGCTCCAGAAGCTCAGGATGGCGGTCCGATTGCCTACCTTCGTACAGGCGATATAGTCACGGTTGACCAAGACACCAAGGAAATTTCCATGGCAGTTTCTGAAGAAGAACTTGAAAAACGCAAGGCAGAAACAACCATTCCACCGCTTTATAGCCGCGGTGTACTTGGTAAATATGCCCACATGGTATCTTCTGCCGCTAAAGGTGCTGTTACCGACTTCTGGAAACCAGAAGAAACAGGGAAGAAATAG